The DNA segment ATAAATTTGAAATAACAGTTTTCTAGTATGTTTTTGGTAAAATATGTGAAAATTTCATAAAGATCCTCCCTGCTGTTCCGCAAGGCTCTTTATGTGCATGTTTAATGCTGGATTAATTCAGAGTTAATTCTCACCTAACACCCTGGAAATCTATCATGCCTTAGCTAACATTAGACAAGTATATAGTTAATATCTTTTAACTAAATgtactgggggaaaaaatattttccagacATGTGCAAGAGTATCAATTAGTCTCCTTAATCATGTGTTAGGCCAGTGTATACACACAAGGTACCAGGAAAACTTGGGAAAGGAAATTATCAATTATGAAACTTGGGAGGAGGTTTAGAATCATGCTAAAACTATCAAGTAATTATGTAAATGCAATAGAGTTAAAGAGAATACAAAGTTCAGATTTATCCCCTAATCATAGACACACTTTTAACTCCTCTTTCTCACCTACATGTCTTAAATGTGAGGCTGAAATTGGCACTGTCACTTACTGTTAATAGACAGTTTAAACTTTAATGACATGTCCAAAAGGCTATATTTGAAGCAGGTTGTTCTTTCTCCAGAGCTGTGTAATATGTGATGAAGGAAGAAATGAACAACTGGCAGTCTTTCACTGAGAAGATATCAATTCTAAATGTGCTATTTGCATTTACCTGAATATTCAAATTGATTTATTATGGAGACAAGATAGAATTGAGCAGGTAAGGGTCTTGCTCATGGACACAACCATGGCAGCTTAGCACTACTGGGATTTGAAGTCATGACCTTATCAATAGGTCAAAGCATTAACCATTGATTAACCATTTCCATAAAAGTAGGCTTAGAGGCCTGAAATGTCAgtattcacttattcacttcaGTAAACCCATTATCTTGGTCAGAGTTGTGGGGAAGGACAAAGGAGAGAAAACTGGCCAAACTGCCCACTGATCCTTCGTGCTGCCATGTCCCCAGAACTTAAGCAACACTGTTGGCACATTTCTAGTTAACCTACAAAAGATAACATACTGACACCTCTACTCTATGGGTAAAATttatagaatatttatttacatacactgCACATAATTGCAAACATAGGTTGTCGTTGTCGTCTTTTATGTTGTTATATCTTAGATACTGCTTTCCTTTTCTGTGTCCTCTATTACATTGTGAGAGATGATAATGAGaaccctgctctctctcctcatGCTTATCTGTGTGAAACATAAGACCAACCTCCACCGCTGCTGAGCACCTTATTGGCTGAGGCTGAgaagatgctgtgtgtgtgtctgtgagtgccTGCTTGTGTGTCCCATATAAAGCCTGCTGCACGCAGTATTTCTGAACTGGTGCAGTGCCGGTTCATCTCCACCGATGGTGTGCAGAACAAGGGGGACCTAGAAGGAAAACTTTGTCAAAAAATCTCCACGTTAATATAAAAAAACGCAACTTAAAAATTCATCATCATGAGTTTAATTTCCTCCTCCTCACTGATCCGGCGCTGGGACAACCATTCCAGCCCCTACCGCCTCTCCCAGATGTCCTTCACTCCCTCACGACGGCTGCTGAAGTCCGAGCCTTTGCGCTGCTGGGAGCCAAATGAGCTGAGTGTGGTATGTGCAGAGCTGGTGGGACTGAGAGCTCAGGAAAGAGAAGAGTTAGTGGGGCTGAATGACCGCTTTGCCTCCTACATCGAGAAGGTGCGTCGTTTGGAGCAGCAGAATCGGATGCTCATGGTGCAGCTGGAAGCCCTGCAGGGAATGCAGACTCAGCCATCTCGGCTGCAGCAGCTGTATAGGCAAGAGGCACAGGATCTCCGCCAGCAGCTGCACCATGAGACTCAGGACAAGGAGCACACAGAGGTGCGCAGAGACAAGCTGCGAGTGGAGCAGGAGCAACTGGAAAAGCGCTGGCAGGAGGAGGTCCGACAGCGTGAGAGGGCTGAGGATGAGCTGCAGCATGCAAGAGACGAGGCAGACAGGACAGCAATGTTGACCTGTGATGCCGAGGTGAAAGTGAATTCTTTGGCGCAGGAGTTGGCCTTTCTGAAGCAGGTGTTCGCAGAAGAGCGGGAGGGGTTGAAGGTGCAGCTGCAGGTGTCCAGTCTCATCACAGAGCCAGATGTGAGCAGACCAGACCTCTCAGCCGCCCTGAGAGAGATCCGTGCACAGTATGAGAGCCTGGCCAGGCGCAACATGCAAACCGCCGAAACCTGGTACCAGGGAAAGGTGGCCAATGTGGCACAAGTAACCGATAAGCAGCAGGAGGCTGTGCGCTTGGTGCGCGAGGAAACGGCCAAGCACCGTCAGCTGCTGCTGGCTTGCTCCACTGAGGTTGAAACTCTGAAGAGTGTTATCAACTCGCTTAATGCTCAGCTCAGAGAACTAGAGGAGACACAGAGTGAGGAGGTTGCCAAGTATCAGGTACTTTACAAATCACTGGCTGAGGTCATTCTATACTGACTAACACATTATACCGTTACTACAGTTCTTCTCCACCAAAAATATTTTGGTGATTCAGACAGAAGTGGTATAACGGAACAGTAGAAAAGCATAGAGCTATGTGTAGAAGAGCAATATTGATACTTCTCACAATTAAAGCACTTGTTAACAcaaatctttctttctgccACAATATATTACCCAAAAAAAGGTAGTGCATTGTGCATAGATCCTGAGGCAGACTGCTGACTCATTCTTACTGCTAACTTACTGCTGATAGATGACCGAATTACTTTACCAACACTACACGGACTGTAAatgtcattttctctctctctctctctctctctctctctctctctctctctgtctctctctctgtctctctctatttatgtatgtatgataTATATGTCtatgagagagaggagagagagatttttttgaAAACTATCACAGacctttaaaacaattccaGCACCAGAACACGAGCATTTTGTTGCATATTTGACTGCCTGCATGTTTGTGTATGGATGGTCTTTGCTCtgcagcatttttttgtttgctctgCAGGGGAGGATAAGTCATCTGGAGAGGGATATTGCTGAGGCTAAAGAGGAGATGTCACGCTACTTGAAGGAATACCAAGATCTGTTGAACGTAAAGATGGCCCTGGACATTGAAATTGCAGCATACAAGTAACACAATACTCCCACAGCCTCCCATATTAATAGCACTAATAAATCAgtcatataatttaatttaatttttaatgtttgaaTAGTAATGTAGataatgtagaaaaaaagaatctaacCCCAGTACTGAATTACTCTTACAGAAAAGCCCTTTAGTCTTCCATGCTGTGCCCTTTCTGATTTTATTCTGTACTTTTGTTCATGCAGGCAGCTGCTTGAGGGGGAGGAGATTCGGCTGACATACTGCTCTGTGCCTGTTCTGGCGTAAACCCTAACCTATTAATACCCTTTCAAAATTTCCATCAACCATAACCCATCGATGCTGATCCTTTATTCACATCAAACCATGCAACTCTTGACGTTTAACACACTGTTCTAGCCTCATAGAATATGTAAACGTATTGGATAATGCTTGCCCCTTAACCCAGGGGTCTCCAATTTTGTCTACAAAGAGCCAATGTGACTGTAAGATTTTCATATCAGTTAAGCTGG comes from the Hemibagrus wyckioides isolate EC202008001 linkage group LG03, SWU_Hwy_1.0, whole genome shotgun sequence genome and includes:
- the neff2 gene encoding vimentin, with translation MSLISSSSLIRRWDNHSSPYRLSQMSFTPSRRLLKSEPLRCWEPNELSVVCAELVGLRAQEREELVGLNDRFASYIEKVRRLEQQNRMLMVQLEALQGMQTQPSRLQQLYRQEAQDLRQQLHHETQDKEHTEVRRDKLRVEQEQLEKRWQEEVRQRERAEDELQHARDEADRTAMLTCDAEVKVNSLAQELAFLKQVFAEEREGLKVQLQVSSLITEPDVSRPDLSAALREIRAQYESLARRNMQTAETWYQGKVANVAQVTDKQQEAVRLVREETAKHRQLLLACSTEVETLKSVINSLNAQLRELEETQSEEVAKYQGRISHLERDIAEAKEEMSRYLKEYQDLLNVKMALDIEIAAYKQLLEGEEIRLTYCSVPVLA